A stretch of Alkalicella caledoniensis DNA encodes these proteins:
- the rpsI gene encoding 30S ribosomal protein S9: MAQTANIGTGRRKKSVARVRLIPGEGNIIINKRDIDNYFGGLETLKLIVKQPLELTKTLGQFDVLVNVFGGGVSGQAGAIRHGISRALLKADIGTRPALKKAGFLTRDPRMTERKKYGLKKARRAPQFSKR; encoded by the coding sequence ATGGCTCAAACAGCTAACATAGGAACTGGTCGTCGTAAGAAATCAGTAGCTAGGGTTCGTCTAATCCCTGGTGAAGGTAATATTATTATTAACAAAAGAGATATCGATAACTACTTCGGTGGTTTAGAAACTCTAAAACTTATAGTAAAGCAACCACTTGAACTTACTAAAACCCTAGGTCAATTCGACGTTTTAGTAAACGTATTTGGTGGTGGTGTATCAGGTCAAGCTGGTGCTATCCGTCACGGTATTTCAAGAGCACTTCTTAAAGCAGATATCGGTACAAGACCTGCACTTAAGAAAGCTGGTTTCCTAACAAGGGATCCAAGAATGACCGAAAGAAAGAAATACGGATTGAAAAAAGCACGTCGTGCTCCTCAGTTCTCAAAAAGATAA
- the rplM gene encoding 50S ribosomal protein L13: protein MRTTFLAKANEIERKWYVVDAEGKTLGRLASEVASILRGKHKAIYTPNVDTGDHVIIINAEKAVLTGNKLTQKIHYRHSLYPGGLKETTYDVMMRDKPERALYIAVKGMLPHNKLGRAMLKKLRVYKGSDHGHEAQMPEMWQPRGY from the coding sequence ATGCGGACAACTTTCCTAGCAAAAGCTAACGAAATTGAAAGAAAGTGGTACGTTGTCGACGCTGAAGGTAAAACCCTAGGTAGATTGGCAAGTGAAGTTGCATCAATCCTAAGGGGTAAACATAAAGCAATCTATACACCAAACGTTGATACTGGTGATCATGTAATTATCATCAATGCAGAAAAAGCAGTTTTAACTGGTAACAAACTAACTCAAAAAATACACTACAGACACTCTTTATATCCAGGTGGTCTTAAAGAAACAACTTATGATGTTATGATGAGAGATAAGCCTGAAAGAGCTCTTTATATCGCAGTAAAAGGTATGCTACCACATAACAAATTAGGTAGAGCTATGCTTAAGAAACTTCGTGTTTACAAAGGATCTGACCACGGTCACGAAGCTCAAATGCCTGAAATGTGGCAACCAAGAGGCTACTAA
- the truA gene encoding tRNA pseudouridine(38-40) synthase TruA produces the protein MFNTKLVLAYQGTNYCGFQIQTKSQDPTVQYHLDKVLSSLFNEEIKTILCSRTDSGVHANGQVVNFIHSSNKFTEQRRLVLALNAHLPYDIRVLESESMYLDFHARYHAKGKLYSYLIDNAIANRPLTNSFSYHVHKKLDFEKMVIASKYLIGTHDFSSFKGSQGATKTTVRTITRFDLTLDDQYIKIQVEGNGFLYNMVRIIVGTLIHVGMGKISPEAIKDIIEAKDRMKAGPTAPAKGLILEKIYY, from the coding sequence ATGTTTAACACAAAATTAGTACTAGCATACCAAGGAACTAACTACTGTGGCTTTCAGATTCAGACAAAAAGCCAAGACCCTACAGTTCAGTATCACTTAGACAAGGTCCTATCCAGCCTATTCAATGAAGAGATCAAAACAATACTATGTAGTAGAACAGACTCAGGAGTTCATGCTAATGGTCAAGTTGTGAACTTCATTCACAGTAGTAACAAATTTACTGAACAGAGGCGTCTTGTACTTGCTTTAAATGCTCACCTACCCTATGATATACGGGTACTAGAAAGTGAAAGTATGTATCTGGACTTCCATGCCAGATACCACGCTAAGGGGAAGTTATATAGTTATTTAATAGATAACGCAATCGCAAATCGACCATTAACTAATAGCTTTTCATACCATGTTCATAAGAAGTTAGACTTTGAGAAGATGGTAATAGCTAGCAAATACTTAATTGGAACTCATGATTTTTCAAGTTTTAAGGGGTCGCAGGGAGCAACAAAAACCACTGTAAGAACCATAACAAGGTTTGACCTTACTTTAGATGATCAATATATAAAAATTCAGGTTGAGGGTAATGGATTTCTGTATAATATGGTTAGAATAATAGTAGGAACCTTAATCCATGTGGGAATGGGAAAAATATCCCCTGAAGCCATAAAAGATATAATAGAGGCAAAAGATAGGATGAAGGCAGGACCCACTGCCCCAGCTAAGGGCTTAATCTTAGAAAAAATCTATTATTAA
- a CDS encoding energy-coupling factor transporter transmembrane component T family protein — MSLLKGITIGQYLPGDSYIHNLDPRIKILVTILLIVTLFFVQTFYGYILMLILLFVTVKISGIPIKTIIRGLKPLWFLIAFTLFLHVFFTKGNGVLITLGPITIERFGVRQGVFMASRLALLVMNTSLLTLTTSPIALTDAIEALLSPFKRIGVPAHELAMMMTIALRFIPTLLEETDKIMKAQMARGADFESGNLFQRAKSLIPLLVPLFVSAFRRADELAMAMESRCYRGGEGRTRMKILKATIKDYYSLAGVTLLLIAVIFTGI; from the coding sequence ATGTCTCTACTTAAAGGAATAACAATCGGTCAATACCTACCTGGGGACTCATATATCCATAACCTAGATCCACGTATAAAAATCTTGGTAACCATACTACTAATTGTAACTCTGTTCTTCGTTCAGACCTTCTACGGTTATATTTTAATGCTGATTTTACTATTTGTTACTGTGAAAATATCTGGCATACCAATTAAGACCATAATAAGAGGTTTAAAGCCCCTTTGGTTTCTCATCGCATTTACCCTGTTTTTACATGTGTTCTTTACAAAGGGCAATGGGGTACTAATAACACTAGGACCAATAACCATCGAACGTTTTGGAGTTAGGCAAGGTGTATTTATGGCCTCAAGACTTGCCTTACTAGTTATGAATACATCTTTGCTAACTTTAACCACATCACCCATAGCTCTTACTGATGCCATAGAAGCACTTCTCTCTCCATTTAAAAGAATAGGGGTACCTGCCCACGAGCTGGCAATGATGATGACCATAGCTCTAAGGTTTATTCCAACCCTTTTGGAAGAAACCGATAAAATCATGAAAGCTCAGATGGCAAGGGGAGCAGACTTTGAATCAGGCAACTTGTTCCAGAGGGCAAAATCTTTAATTCCTCTTTTAGTCCCCCTTTTCGTCAGTGCCTTTAGGCGTGCAGATGAGTTGGCTATGGCCATGGAATCAAGATGCTATAGGGGTGGAGAAGGACGTACTAGGATGAAAATATTGAAAGCCACCATAAAAGATTACTACTCACTTGCAGGAGTAACACTGCTACTTATAGCTGTAATATTCACTGGTATCTAG
- a CDS encoding energy-coupling factor transporter ATPase — protein MPVKIEKLYHVYSPDTPFEVKALEDINLTINEGEFIGVIGHTGSGKSTLIQHLNGLLKSTSGKISVDGLTIGEKNVKLRDIRRKVGLVFQYPEHQLFEETVELDVAFGPKNIGYSPIETLDKVKKSLDWVNLSYEDLKERSPFELSGGQMRRVAIAGVLAMEPKYLILDEPTAGLDPRSRDDILSKLRTLHKELDITIILVSHSMEEIAELVDRIIVMDNGKVFVDGKPEEVFSKRDELVKIGLGVPQVTELMIKLKAKDMDVNSNVYKISDGKKELKKILRGQKNVST, from the coding sequence ATGCCAGTGAAAATAGAAAAACTATATCATGTATACTCCCCAGACACTCCCTTTGAAGTTAAAGCCTTAGAGGATATTAACTTAACCATTAACGAAGGTGAGTTTATAGGTGTCATTGGTCATACAGGTTCGGGTAAATCAACCCTTATACAGCATCTAAACGGCTTACTTAAATCAACTTCAGGTAAAATTTCTGTAGATGGGCTTACAATTGGTGAAAAGAATGTAAAGCTTAGGGACATACGACGTAAAGTGGGCCTAGTCTTTCAGTATCCCGAGCATCAGCTATTTGAAGAGACAGTGGAGCTAGATGTGGCATTTGGCCCTAAAAATATAGGCTATAGCCCAATTGAGACCTTAGATAAAGTGAAAAAATCCCTAGATTGGGTTAACCTTAGCTATGAAGATTTAAAGGAACGTTCTCCCTTTGAATTAAGTGGAGGTCAGATGCGTAGAGTTGCCATAGCAGGGGTCCTTGCAATGGAACCAAAGTATCTTATTTTAGATGAGCCAACTGCAGGACTAGACCCAAGGTCTCGGGATGATATCTTAAGTAAGCTTAGAACCCTTCACAAAGAATTGGATATAACAATAATTTTGGTATCCCACTCCATGGAAGAAATTGCAGAATTAGTGGATAGAATAATAGTAATGGATAACGGTAAAGTTTTTGTAGATGGCAAACCTGAGGAAGTATTCTCTAAGCGAGATGAACTAGTGAAAATAGGTTTAGGGGTCCCACAAGTAACAGAGCTGATGATTAAACTCAAGGCAAAAGATATGGATGTAAACAGCAATGTTTATAAAATATCAGATGGCAAAAAAGAGCTTAAAAAAATCCTAAGGGGGCAAAAAAATGTCTCTACTTAA
- a CDS encoding energy-coupling factor transporter ATPase: MKKLIEVKDLYHYYNQGKENQLTALKGINLSIEKGEFVVIIGHNGSGKSTLAKHFNGLLEPASGEIIVDGHDLKNEDDYYRARQTVGLVFQNPDNQIIATIVEEDVAFGPENLGLSQQTIIDRVDESLKLVAMEKYRKHPPHLLSGGQKQRIAIAGILAMLPKCICLDEPTAMLDPQGRKEVMETIHGLNKEQGITVVHITHHMEEAALADRVLVMEAGSIVMEGTPKEIFKEVDTLRSLGLDVPVVTELIYDLNKEGYNIPTEIVSMDELVKYLCQ, translated from the coding sequence GTGAAAAAACTAATAGAAGTGAAAGACTTATACCACTACTATAACCAAGGAAAAGAAAATCAGCTTACCGCTCTAAAAGGGATAAACCTTTCTATTGAAAAGGGTGAATTCGTAGTTATAATCGGCCACAACGGTTCTGGTAAGTCAACCTTAGCAAAACACTTTAACGGGTTACTTGAGCCAGCATCAGGAGAGATTATAGTAGATGGTCATGATCTTAAAAATGAAGATGACTACTATAGAGCAAGGCAAACCGTAGGTCTGGTCTTTCAAAACCCTGACAATCAAATTATCGCCACAATTGTAGAAGAAGATGTTGCCTTTGGTCCGGAAAACCTTGGACTTAGTCAACAGACAATTATAGATCGTGTTGACGAATCACTCAAATTGGTTGCCATGGAAAAATACAGGAAACACCCACCTCACTTACTATCTGGCGGTCAAAAGCAAAGGATAGCCATAGCGGGTATATTAGCCATGCTACCAAAATGTATCTGTTTAGATGAGCCTACAGCCATGCTTGACCCACAGGGCCGTAAAGAAGTGATGGAAACAATCCATGGGTTAAACAAAGAACAAGGTATAACAGTAGTACACATAACCCATCATATGGAAGAAGCTGCCCTAGCTGACCGTGTATTAGTAATGGAAGCAGGTAGTATTGTGATGGAGGGCACACCTAAAGAGATATTCAAAGAAGTTGATACACTAAGAAGCTTAGGACTTGATGTACCTGTAGTTACAGAACTAATCTATGACCTAAATAAAGAAGGATATAATATCCCCACTGAAATTGTATCCATGGATGAGTTGGTGAAATATTTATGCCAGTGA
- the rplQ gene encoding 50S ribosomal protein L17 translates to MVLRKFGRPTNQRRALLRSLATSLLKEGRIETTEAKAKSIRPVVEKMITLGKRGDLHARRQALAYILEESVVTKLFEEVAPKYADRNGGYTRIMKTGPRRGDGAPQAIIELV, encoded by the coding sequence ATGGTTTTACGCAAATTTGGACGCCCGACTAACCAAAGAAGAGCGCTATTAAGAAGCTTAGCAACCTCTTTACTGAAAGAAGGCAGAATAGAAACAACTGAAGCAAAAGCTAAATCAATTCGTCCAGTAGTAGAGAAGATGATTACTCTTGGTAAAAGAGGAGATCTTCATGCTAGAAGACAAGCATTAGCTTATATTTTAGAAGAGTCAGTTGTAACTAAACTTTTCGAAGAAGTTGCACCTAAATACGCTGATAGAAATGGTGGTTACACCAGAATAATGAAAACTGGCCCTCGTAGAGGAGACGGAGCTCCACAAGCTATTATCGAGCTAGTTTAG
- a CDS encoding DNA-directed RNA polymerase subunit alpha — protein sequence MIEIEKPKIDCIKMSDDNTYGEFVVEPLERGYGNTLGNSLRRILISSLPGAAVTSVKIDGVLHEFSTIPGVKEDTTEIILNLKQLAIKIHNQQAKTLRLDFEGQGVATAGDITPDSDVEILNPEQVIAHVAAGSKLSMDINISPGRGYVGAEKNKSQDHPIGVIAVDSIFTPIRRVQYTVTDTRVGQITNFDKLILQVTTDGSIRPDEAISLAAKIMNEHLELFIDLTHTVSDIEVMVEKEEDEKEKVYQMTIEELDFSVRSYNCLKRAGINYVEELTQKSEADMMKVRNLGRKSLEEVIQKLEELGLSLRKEDE from the coding sequence TTGATAGAGATTGAAAAACCCAAAATCGATTGTATTAAAATGTCAGATGATAACACATATGGTGAGTTCGTAGTGGAACCCCTTGAAAGAGGATACGGTAACACTTTAGGTAACTCCCTAAGAAGAATTCTTATATCTTCACTTCCTGGCGCTGCTGTCACCAGTGTCAAAATAGATGGAGTACTACATGAATTCTCCACAATCCCTGGTGTTAAAGAAGACACCACGGAAATTATCCTGAATCTAAAACAACTAGCAATAAAGATTCATAACCAGCAAGCTAAAACCTTAAGACTTGACTTTGAAGGTCAAGGTGTTGCCACCGCCGGAGATATCACTCCAGATAGCGATGTGGAAATCCTTAACCCCGAGCAAGTTATCGCTCATGTTGCAGCTGGCAGCAAACTATCTATGGATATTAACATATCCCCAGGTAGAGGTTATGTGGGTGCAGAGAAAAACAAATCTCAAGATCACCCCATCGGTGTAATTGCTGTTGACTCAATCTTTACTCCAATCAGGAGGGTACAATACACTGTTACTGATACAAGGGTTGGTCAAATCACAAACTTTGACAAACTAATCTTGCAAGTAACAACTGATGGTAGTATAAGACCAGACGAAGCAATCAGCCTAGCTGCAAAAATTATGAATGAACATCTAGAACTGTTTATAGATTTAACCCATACTGTCAGTGATATTGAAGTAATGGTTGAAAAAGAAGAAGACGAAAAGGAAAAAGTCTACCAAATGACCATAGAGGAGCTAGACTTCTCTGTAAGATCATATAACTGTCTGAAGAGAGCTGGTATCAACTATGTTGAAGAACTTACTCAAAAATCAGAAGCTGATATGATGAAGGTAAGAAACCTTGGTAGAAAGTCCTTAGAAGAAGTTATTCAAAAGCTAGAAGAATTGGGACTATCCCTTAGGAAAGAAGACGAGTAA
- the rpsD gene encoding 30S ribosomal protein S4, translated as MARYTEAVCRLCRREGTKLFLKGERCYTPKCAIDRRNYAPGQHGQARKKVSEYGMQLREKQKLRRIYGVLEKQFRNYFKEANRRQGVTGENLLQILESRLDNQVFRLGFGTSRVEARQLVTHGHFTVNGKKVDIPSYLTKPGDVIQVKEKSQDSPKFKDLREFAATQNVASWLERDVEALSGKVLATPSREDIDVPVAEHLIVELYSR; from the coding sequence ATGGCAAGATATACAGAAGCTGTATGTAGACTTTGCCGTAGAGAAGGTACTAAGCTTTTCTTAAAAGGCGAAAGATGCTACACACCAAAATGTGCCATAGATCGCCGCAACTATGCTCCTGGTCAGCATGGTCAAGCTAGAAAAAAAGTATCTGAATACGGAATGCAGTTAAGAGAAAAACAAAAATTACGTCGTATTTATGGCGTTTTAGAAAAACAATTCCGCAACTACTTTAAAGAAGCAAACAGAAGACAAGGTGTTACAGGTGAAAACCTACTTCAAATCCTAGAAAGCCGCTTAGACAACCAAGTGTTCCGTTTAGGTTTTGGTACATCAAGGGTTGAAGCTAGACAACTAGTTACACATGGTCACTTCACTGTAAATGGTAAAAAGGTAGATATTCCATCTTACCTAACTAAGCCAGGTGATGTAATTCAAGTTAAGGAAAAATCTCAAGATTCCCCGAAATTCAAGGACCTTAGAGAATTTGCTGCTACTCAAAATGTTGCTTCTTGGTTAGAAAGAGATGTAGAAGCTCTTAGTGGTAAAGTTTTAGCAACTCCATCAAGAGAAGATATCGATGTGCCTGTAGCAGAACACTTAATTGTTGAGCTTTACTCAAGATAA
- the rpsK gene encoding 30S ribosomal protein S11, with amino-acid sequence MARRTTSRPRRRERKNIERGVAHIHSTFNNTIITISDVAGNTLSWSSAGAMGFRGSRKSTPFAAQTAAEVAAKAAMEHGLKIVDVTVKGPGSGREAAIRSLQAAGLEVIGIRDTTPIPHNGCRPPKRRRV; translated from the coding sequence TTGGCACGTAGAACTACTAGTCGTCCAAGACGTAGAGAACGGAAGAACATTGAACGTGGCGTAGCCCACATTCATTCAACCTTTAACAATACAATCATAACCATTTCTGACGTTGCTGGTAACACTCTTTCTTGGTCAAGTGCTGGAGCCATGGGCTTCAGAGGATCAAGAAAAAGCACACCTTTTGCTGCTCAAACAGCTGCAGAAGTTGCTGCTAAAGCAGCCATGGAACATGGTCTAAAAATAGTAGACGTTACTGTAAAAGGGCCAGGCTCTGGTAGAGAAGCGGCTATCCGCTCGCTACAAGCAGCTGGTTTAGAAGTAATAGGTATTAGAGATACCACTCCAATACCACACAATGGTTGCCGCCCACCAAAAAGGCGTCGCGTATAG
- the rpsM gene encoding 30S ribosomal protein S13, producing the protein MARISGVDLPRDKRVVISLTYIYGIGRRTSEQILSQLAISPETRVRDLTEDEVNRLREAIDKSHKVEGDLRREIAMNIKRLIEIGSYRGRRHRMGLPVRGQNTKNNSRTRKGPKRTQGGKRK; encoded by the coding sequence ATGGCAAGAATTTCAGGTGTAGACTTACCTAGAGATAAAAGGGTAGTAATATCCTTAACATATATCTATGGTATAGGAAGAAGGACCTCTGAACAGATCTTAAGCCAATTAGCAATTAGTCCTGAAACTAGAGTAAGAGATCTTACTGAAGATGAAGTTAACAGGCTAAGAGAAGCTATTGATAAAAGTCACAAAGTTGAAGGTGACCTTCGTCGTGAGATAGCTATGAACATCAAAAGGCTAATTGAAATTGGAAGTTATAGAGGACGTCGTCACCGTATGGGGCTACCTGTAAGGGGACAAAATACCAAAAACAACTCTCGTACCCGTAAAGGGCCTAAGAGAACTCAAGGTGGTAAACGTAAATAA
- the rpmJ gene encoding 50S ribosomal protein L36 has product MKVRPSVKPICEKCKIIKRKGKVMVICENPKHKQKQG; this is encoded by the coding sequence ATGAAAGTAAGACCATCAGTAAAACCTATTTGTGAAAAATGCAAGATAATCAAGAGAAAAGGTAAAGTCATGGTTATCTGCGAGAATCCAAAACATAAACAAAAACAAGGCTAG
- the infA gene encoding translation initiation factor IF-1: protein MSKIDVIEVEGKVLESLPNATFKVELENGHVILAHISGKLRMNFIRILPGDKVTVELSPYDLTKGRITYRGQRR, encoded by the coding sequence ATGTCTAAGATTGATGTTATCGAAGTTGAAGGAAAAGTCCTAGAGTCTCTTCCTAACGCTACGTTTAAAGTAGAGCTAGAAAACGGCCATGTTATTTTAGCTCACATATCAGGAAAACTTCGTATGAATTTCATTCGGATTTTACCAGGTGATAAAGTTACCGTTGAGCTGTCTCCATATGACCTGACCAAGGGAAGGATTACTTATAGGGGACAAAGGAGGTAG
- a CDS encoding KOW domain-containing RNA-binding protein, translating into MTDVQIGNLVRSKKGRDKDKLYVILELQGDRVTLVDGKFRTIKKPKQKNVKHIRLVSNQSFIKNPAHLTDEKIAFAISTFEQEDS; encoded by the coding sequence TTGACAGATGTTCAAATAGGTAATCTTGTTCGCTCTAAAAAAGGGCGTGACAAAGATAAACTATATGTTATTTTAGAGCTACAGGGGGATAGGGTAACCTTAGTAGACGGCAAATTTCGTACTATTAAAAAACCTAAACAAAAGAACGTAAAGCATATTAGATTAGTATCTAATCAAAGCTTTATAAAAAACCCTGCTCATCTTACAGATGAGAAAATAGCTTTTGCCATAAGTACCTTTGAACAAGAAGATAGCTAG
- the map gene encoding type I methionyl aminopeptidase, protein MIIIKSQREIEYLREAGRITAGAHKVVAESIKPGISTKELDHIVEQYLLAQGATPAFKGYHGFPASICASINHEVVHGIPGVKTLKDGDIISIDIGAKINGYYGDAAVTYPVGKISEEVQRLLDVTRQSLFEGIKQAIVGNRLSDISATIGNYVEEKGFSVVRDYTGHGIGQAMHEDPQIPNFGKPGCGPRLKAGMVFAIEPMVNMGTYRVKTLRDGWTVVTLDNKPSAHFEHTIVLTDDGPEILTAVE, encoded by the coding sequence ATGATAATCATTAAATCACAAAGGGAAATTGAATACCTGCGGGAAGCCGGTAGGATTACCGCAGGTGCTCATAAGGTTGTTGCTGAAAGCATAAAACCGGGTATATCCACGAAGGAACTAGACCATATAGTGGAACAATACCTCCTTGCCCAAGGGGCAACGCCGGCCTTCAAAGGTTATCATGGTTTCCCCGCTAGTATCTGTGCATCCATAAATCATGAGGTTGTTCATGGTATACCTGGGGTTAAAACCTTAAAAGATGGAGATATTATTAGTATTGATATCGGTGCTAAAATAAACGGTTATTACGGCGATGCTGCTGTAACCTATCCTGTAGGCAAAATTTCTGAGGAAGTACAAAGGTTGTTAGACGTAACACGTCAGTCTCTCTTCGAAGGAATAAAACAAGCTATAGTTGGAAACAGACTTTCTGATATTTCCGCTACAATTGGAAATTATGTAGAAGAGAAGGGTTTTTCCGTTGTGCGAGACTATACCGGTCATGGTATAGGTCAAGCAATGCATGAAGATCCGCAAATTCCTAACTTTGGGAAGCCCGGTTGTGGACCTAGGCTAAAGGCTGGGATGGTTTTTGCCATCGAACCCATGGTCAATATGGGAACTTATCGGGTTAAGACATTGCGCGATGGCTGGACGGTAGTTACTTTAGATAACAAACCATCGGCACACTTTGAACACACCATAGTCCTCACAGATGATGGACCGGAAATTTTAACAGCCGTTGAATAA
- a CDS encoding adenylate kinase, with the protein MRLILLGPPGAGKGTQAVKIAESYRIPHISTGDIFRKALKEETPLGMKAKEYMDKGQLVPDDIVIGIVQERLQLTDCQDGFLLDGFPRTTDQAKALDGFLKDNGYPIDRCINIEVPFEELIARLTGRRVCKTCGATYHVMFNASSKDGACDACGGELYQRADDNEGTAKERLTVYNNQTAPLIEYYTNQGTLVTIDGLQSIDKVFNDIEDALRGSCNDNH; encoded by the coding sequence ATGAGATTGATACTATTGGGACCGCCAGGGGCAGGAAAAGGCACCCAGGCAGTTAAAATCGCTGAGAGTTACCGTATTCCCCATATCTCAACTGGGGATATATTTAGAAAAGCACTTAAAGAGGAAACGCCTCTAGGGATGAAAGCTAAGGAATATATGGATAAAGGGCAACTTGTTCCCGATGATATCGTTATTGGTATCGTGCAAGAAAGACTGCAGCTAACAGACTGTCAAGATGGATTCTTACTAGACGGCTTCCCGAGGACTACCGATCAAGCGAAAGCCCTTGACGGGTTTTTAAAAGATAACGGTTATCCCATTGACCGCTGTATAAACATAGAAGTTCCCTTCGAGGAACTAATTGCAAGACTCACCGGTAGGAGAGTCTGCAAAACATGTGGGGCAACCTATCACGTAATGTTCAACGCTTCTTCTAAAGATGGAGCTTGTGACGCATGTGGTGGAGAGCTATATCAGCGTGCTGATGATAACGAAGGTACTGCCAAAGAGCGACTTACAGTTTATAACAACCAAACCGCTCCTCTGATTGAATACTATACTAATCAGGGTACACTAGTTACCATTGACGGTTTGCAGTCTATTGACAAAGTATTTAATGACATCGAAGATGCCTTGCGAGGTAGCTGTAATGATAATCATTAA
- the secY gene encoding preprotein translocase subunit SecY, which produces MQFVETLRNAWKIKDLRKKMIFTLAMLFVFRLGSFVPVPGIDPAGIAGQVEGGGLLGLFDIFSGGALSNFSIFAMGIMPYINASIITQLLTVVIPKFEAWSKEGEEGRKKLTQVTRFGTVILGTIQATGLSFAFRGYMSSSDLGSLALVVISLTAGTAFLMWLGEQITENGIGNGISLIIFAGIVSRLPLTIIQYIELIRVGEGHIFTALILVAIALVVLVGVIYVQEGERKIPVQYAKRVVGRKMYGGQSTHIPLKVNQAGVIPVIFATSLLLFPATIGEFWDNAVVNVIARFFDMSTVSGQILQALLIVFFAYFYTAITVNPVELADNMKKNGGFIPGIRPGKPTSSHIERILTRITLVGALFLALIVVIPFAVGNLAGVNIGIGGTSLLIVVGVALETMKQIESQLIMRHYKGFMG; this is translated from the coding sequence ATGCAATTTGTAGAAACCTTGCGTAATGCTTGGAAAATAAAGGACCTACGAAAGAAAATGATATTTACCCTAGCTATGCTATTTGTTTTCAGATTAGGTTCTTTTGTACCAGTTCCTGGGATAGATCCAGCTGGTATTGCAGGCCAGGTAGAAGGCGGAGGCCTTTTAGGTCTTTTCGATATCTTCTCTGGTGGTGCTCTTTCTAACTTTTCTATATTTGCCATGGGTATAATGCCCTACATTAACGCTTCGATTATTACACAACTACTAACAGTTGTAATACCTAAATTTGAAGCGTGGTCAAAAGAAGGCGAAGAAGGAAGAAAGAAACTAACACAAGTAACTAGGTTTGGTACTGTAATACTAGGTACTATCCAAGCAACAGGTTTAAGCTTTGCTTTTAGAGGGTATATGTCATCATCTGACCTAGGTTCTCTAGCATTAGTTGTAATATCCCTAACAGCAGGTACTGCATTTTTGATGTGGTTAGGTGAGCAAATTACTGAAAATGGTATCGGTAACGGTATATCGCTAATTATTTTCGCAGGTATTGTTTCCAGACTGCCATTGACTATAATCCAATATATAGAGCTAATAAGAGTTGGTGAAGGACATATCTTCACTGCCCTTATATTAGTAGCAATTGCTTTAGTGGTTCTTGTAGGTGTTATATACGTACAAGAAGGTGAAAGAAAAATCCCAGTACAATACGCCAAAAGAGTTGTTGGTCGTAAAATGTATGGTGGTCAATCTACTCATATCCCACTAAAAGTTAACCAAGCTGGTGTAATCCCTGTAATTTTCGCTACATCACTACTGCTATTCCCAGCTACAATTGGTGAATTTTGGGATAACGCTGTTGTAAATGTAATCGCTCGATTCTTCGATATGTCTACTGTTTCTGGACAGATTTTACAGGCTCTTCTAATAGTTTTCTTTGCATATTTCTACACAGCAATAACTGTTAACCCTGTTGAACTTGCAGACAACATGAAAAAAAATGGAGGTTTCATACCAGGTATTAGACCAGGAAAGCCTACATCAAGTCATATAGAAAGAATTTTAACAAGAATAACCTTAGTTGGTGCTCTATTCTTAGCTTTAATAGTTGTAATCCCATTTGCAGTTGGTAACTTAGCTGGTGTAAATATAGGGATCGGTGGTACATCATTACTAATAGTTGTTGGTGTGGCACTAGAAACTATGAAGCAAATAGAATCGCAACTAATCATGAGGCATTATAAAGGCTTCATGGGGTAA